The Moorena producens PAL-8-15-08-1 genomic interval AAAAATTAGATGGGTTTACCTTGGCAAATACACGAATTCGCCATGTCTATGGATGGTGGGACCTTCTTTAAACGGCGTTGCTTAATCATGGAATAATTTGAGTTTTGTGGAACGGGCATCAGGGGTGGAACGGGCATCTTTTAGGTGCGGATCAGGGGTGGAACGGGCATCTTTTAGGTGCGAATCAGGGGTGGAACGGGCATCTTTTAGGTGCGAATCAGGGGTGGAACGGGCATCTTTTAGGTGCGAATCAGGGGTGGAACGGGCATCTTGCCCGTTTCATTTCCCGGCGGGCAGGATGCCCACCCTACTCCTATTCATTCGAAGATTCAGCAACGCCGTTAAACCATTTCCCTATTCAGCAACGCCCAAAAATTGGTCGAATATCTTTCGATTGGTCTGTTGCCTTTAGTAGCTTGATCATTGCAGAATTGTCCCTTTGAGTTTAACCCTTTCATTAACTAACAAGGAGTATCCCTCAATGATGAGATTGAAATCACTCTGGCTGAGTTTATTGGTGGCGATCGCCCTGGGTAACATCTTTATGCTCCCCGAATTTGCTCAAGCTTCTAACTTCGATCCAGCCCATTGGCTGGTGGCAGGGAATGAAATTCAGATCCTATCGCAGGGTGTCCGTTGTGACCGTACGATCGCAATATCCGACGCTATGAAAATCCTCGTTAAGGATAAAGTCGGCACGGCAGGAGTCGCAGCCCGTCCCGTCGAGGGAGGATGCTTAATCTTGCTGAATGCCAAGAAGTGGTTTCCGATGGCGAGTACGGTTAAGCTTCCCATTGCGATGGCACTACTTGACCAAGTAGACGCGGGGAATCTTCGATTGGATACGTTGGTTGAGATTGACGACTCCGAGTGGGTTTTATCACCCGTGGTCGCGAGTGAATTTGTTCACCCAGGTGTAGCCCTTTCGGTGGCAAATCTGATTGAAGTCATGATCACTCTGAGTGATAACACCACCACTGATGTCTGTCTGCGCCTAGTCGGAGGCCCCGATGCTGTCGATGACTATGTCACTTCACTGGGCATCAAAGGCATGGATATCTCTCGCTACATGCGAGGGTTGCTTAAGGATTTCTACGACTTAGATAGTGGACGAGAGAACATCCCGAAAGCTGCCGAATTCCTAGAAAACAACCCTGATCAGGTAGCCGCCCCTAATGAGGCGTTTGAGGCTGATCCCAGAGATCAGGTTAAACCACTTGCCATGCTCGATCTATTGCTTAAGCTGTTCAACGGTGATGCCTTGTCCCCAGACAGTACCCAATTTTTGCTTGGTATTATGGGTCGGACAAAAACGGGATCTGGACGCCTCAAAGGATTGTTGCCGTCTGGCATCCTCGTCGAGCACAAGACCGGTACAGTGGGCGGTGTTGCCAACGACGTGGGATATATCCGACTCCCGGACGGACGTAGAGTGGCAATCGCCGTCTTTACAAAAAGCAGCACAAAAGCCCCTCAGGAGCGCGAGCGTGCGATTGCGGAAATTGGCAGACTGCTTTTTGATGTCTATCTCACTGAAACGCCGCAATTAATATTCTGAATTCTGCTTTAAGTAGGACGGGGGGCGTTGCTTAATAATGGAATGATTTGAAGAGTTTTGTGGAACAGGCATCTTGCCTGTTCCTGATATTTTCACCCCAGGCAGGATGCCCACCCCACTCATATTCATTCTTTGGATCAGCAACGCCATTTTCTAGAAGCTTGTTACTCTTGATTTTGATTCAACCAAGCCCTTAAATCATCAACATTAGAGAAATCTAAGCAGGCTTCACTCAACCCTTCCAACTTGTCCAGTGATAGTTGAAGAATTTGCTGTTGCAATTCACTGGGTATTTCTCCTAAGCTACGGGATAGCAGACGGAGGATCAGTGCTCGTTCTCGTTGTGCTCCTTCTTCTCGACCTTGTTTGAGCCCTTCTGCTCGACCTTCTTGTAAACCTTCTTCGCGACCTTGTAGCAACCCTTCTTGTCTAGACGTCTCGACAATATTATTCATATCCCGGTAATATTTGAGACTGTTTTGGTAGTTATCCTGTTCAGTACGAGAAAAATTGGCAATTTCTGCCACATCAAACAATTGATTAAATACCGACTCTTGGAATGGTTGAGGGCGATTCTGTAATTCTGAGAGATTTTTCAGGACAAACAGCCATTTATCAAAATGTGTTTCTAATTGGTCTAGGGTTTTAGTAAACTTGGGTAACTCAATATACAGGAATTTGAGTTTGTCATAAAATACTTGACAATCCTGATTTTTTAGCTCCACAGTATGTAGGATTGTTTCATCATGTCTATGGTCGTCAAAAACAAAATCTAAGACACCGACAGTATAAACCGCCTTTAACTGATAATCCCAATCGCCTTTTTGCGCTTGTTCTTGGATCGGAAATGTGGAATAGTAAACACTTCTATCCTTAAAGAAGTTTTGTTTGGCTTTTTGAATCTCGACTATAAAACGTTCCCCGTTTTTGGATTGACAATAGATGTCAAAAATTCCTTTGCGGTCTACAGGAGTGTTTCCTAAATTTTCCGTATTCTTGAAGGTGACATCTTCAATATGATGTCGGGGTGGTAACAGGGTGTTTAAAAAATCAATAAGTAGCCCTTTATTTGGCTCTGTACCAAAGACACGCTTAAAGCCAAAATCGGTGAGTAAACTAATGTACTTATCTTTGAGTGGATAGGCCATGAAACTGCTATAGCAATCGCCCCATTGATGCTCATGTATGAATGGATTTATTTGATTATATTATACTAGATTTTTAAGGAATTTGCAATTTTAAAAACTAGTATATAAACAGTTTTATTTAAGTCATTAAAAACTAAAAAAACTGTAAAAATTAGCTGAATAATTATAATTAACTGAAAAATTAAGTTATTCTAACTCCTAACTCCTGACTCCTGACTCCTGACTTCTTCAGGTATAGTGTTTATGATAGTTATCAAGTACATCTAAACTTTATTCCCTGTTCCCTGTTCCCTGTTCCCTGTTCCCTATTCCCTATTCCCATTAACGATGAGCAACGCCAAGTATTGGAAACCAGCTTACCAACTCTTTAACCCAGAGCAACCCCTGACCACACCAGAGGAAATGAAAGATTTTTATATCCAGCGAGAGGATAGTCCAGTAGAAAATTTAATCGCTACTCTGGTAATGGAAGACCAGCCAGCTAAGTTTTTGTTAGCTGGTCATCGGGGCAGTGGAAAAACAACAGAATTGCGACGAATTGAACAGGAGCTAGCAGAAAACTATGCGGTGATCTGGGTTGATACGGCAACAGCTCTCGACCGCTATAACATTGGTTATGCTGAGGTAGTGGTGTTGATTGGGATGGAGGTTTGTCGCCAAGCGATTAAAGCAGGCTGGTGGTCAAATCGGGATCAGCGCTTACTGGATGATTTGGAAAATAGCCTAACAACAGTAATTTATCAAGATAAAGAAACGGATACTGAACAGTTAGAGTTACCAGAGGTTTTAAAAAAAATAGGGTTAATTCTGAAACGGGGATTAACTCGGGACATGACCAAAACCCTTAACATTCGTCCTGCTGTTAGTGACATCATTGATCGAGTAAACGATATTATCAAAGCTGCTGAGAAAGATCGTAAGCAAAAATTATTAGTGATTGTAGATGGTCTCGATCGCCATGATTTGAGAACTGCTCTGGAAATGTTTGCTAGTCCGCTCCTCACAGAATTAGAGTGTCATATTATTTACACCATTCCAATTTCCTTACGATATTCCCCTAGCTTTCGGCAACCGATGGAAAGCTTTCAATGTTTGGATTTGTATAATTTGCCTGTATTTGAATGCGATCGCAATTCTCGTCCCACCTCAACCCGTAACCAAGTTGGTCGAGATATATTGAAGTCTGTCATTACCAAACGATTAGCTAAAATTAACGAGACAGACCTATTCACTCCCGATGCCCTAGAGCTATTATCTGAAAAGAGTGGTGGTGTGATCCGGGATTTAATCCGACTAGCGCGGGGGGCTTGTCAGGTCGCCCTGAAGAAACGAAAGGAATATGTAGACACAACCATTGCTAAGGAGGCAATTCAAGAAGAACGCAAAGCCTATACTATCAACGACTATCATTTTACGGAATTGGCTACTGTTCACGAAACTGGTCGCTTAACTACCAATACCCATCATTTGCCCAACCAAGGCAACATTGTAATTTGTGATGAACTTTTACAAAATAAGTATGTCTTAGGGTATTACGGTGACCATACCTGGTTTGATGTGCATCCAATTATTATTGAATACTTGGAACAGTGGCAAGGGAGTCAGAATTCAGGAACAGGGAACAGGGAACAGGGAACAGGGAACAGTAATACTATTTGATTATTTCAGTATTGAAATTGATTGTTATCACTTGAAATATAACGTTTCTCGCAGTTATGAGTACAGTATTCTTTGATATTGATTCCCTGTCTTGATGGAGCCCATCCCGATTCCCGATTCCCGATTCCCGATTCCCGATTCCCTCTCCCCAGCACTATGTCACTCAATACTCACCCATGGCAACAGCCCCTGATCCATTGACGCCTGCTGACCATAATGAGCTGGATAGCTTAGTCACCACTCTAGCACTATCCAGTGGCACTACCATTATTTTTGCCATTGCTCCCGAAAGTGGTCCAAACCATCCAGTGGTGGAGCAGTTGAACTCTGTTGTTAATCAAGAAGCCTTGAGTGACCAAGGGTTTCAGCTTCGCAACTGTTTCTATAGTGACGAGTCTTTAATTAATTTTCTCTACCGTCTTAATCCCCTCGATCAAGAGACCTCTGTCAACAGTCCTGCTCCCAGTCGTCCTCTGATCATGGCCTTCGGGATTGAGCAGTTGGACACACCTCGTCGCATCAATGAGCTAAAACGACTGAATGTCGGTAGAGAATCCCTGTTTGAGCGAGACATGGTATTGATGTTTTGGCTCAATAAATCGCAATTTTTGGATGAGTTTCGCCTCCGGGCTCCGGATTTCTGGGATTGGCGGGAGCAGATTGTGGAATTTCAAACCCATCCCCCCCTGGCACGGTTATTTTATCCCTATCTGGAGTGGTTAATTGCCCAGAATTCTTATCTCAAGTTTAGTGGCGTGATGCAGGTGCAGCGCCAAGTCGATATTTTTCTGGATCAGGTCTATATTTCCCTCAAGGCTGAACGTCAGAAGCTGGTGGTTGATACCTCCGATGCTAGGCATTTATCTAAAGCTAATTTATCTAGCCCTTCGATTCGGGTAGATCAGTTTGAAAGGATAACCCAGGATATCGATATCTCTAGCAATACTAAAACTATTCCGGAAAAGGTTGATTTAGCCAAAGCCATACAGGATAGTCAGTATAGTGTGATTTTGGGAGACCCTGGTGCTGGTAAAACTACCCTGCTGAAATATCTAGCGCTCCATTTTGCTACCGCTCAACGGGATCACCAGGAAACGGTATTGGCAGGGGAGGCCAAAGAGAATTTGGGGCAAACTCGCTTACCGGTGTTCTTTCGGATTGCTGATTATGCGGAACGGTTGGCAACTCAATCGGACTTGAGCTTGCAACAGTTTCTTAGGGAATTCTCTGAGCAGTGGCAAGGTGAAGTAACCAATCAGACTGGTAACGAACTGAGCAATAGCCCCCTAAATCCCCCAATTCTGGGGGACTTTGAGACAGGAGTTAGCAATAGCCCCCTAAATCCCCCAATTCTGGGGGACTTTGAGACAGGAGTTAGCAATAGCCCCCTAAATCCCCCAATTCTGGGGGACTTTGATCGCATTTCCCCTAACGACACTGATACAGAACTGAGCAATAGCCCCCTAAATCCCCCAATTATGGGGGACTTTGAGACAGGAGTTAGCAATAGCCCCCTAAATCCCCCAATTATGGGGGACTTTGAGACAGGAGTTAGCAATAGCCCCCTAAATCCCCCAATTCTGGGGGACTTTGAGACAGGAGTTAGCAATAGCCCCCTAAATCCCCCAATTCTGGGGGACTTTGATCGCATTTCCCTCCAAGATTGGGGGGTTAGGGGGGCAGGGGACTTTGAGACCATTTCCCCCCAAGATTGGGGGGTTAGGGGGGCGGGGGACTTTGAGACCATTTCCCCCCAAGATTGGGGGGTTAGGGGGGCGGGGGACTTTGAGACTATTTCCCCCCAAGATTGGGGGGTTAGGGGGGCAGGGGACTTTGAGACCATTTCCCCCCAAGATTGGGGGGTTAGGGGGGCACAACCAAGTCAACTTTTTAGATCCGATAATAATACAACCATTTTTGAGCATTTACGTGACAAAATAGATAATGGTAAATGTCTGGTGCTGTTGGATGGCTTGGATGAAGTGTTTAATCAGGACATACGCCAACAGATAGTTAACCAAATTGAAGGGTTTGTTGATAAATTCCCCAATAACAAATTTGTGATTACTAGCCGGATTGCTGGCTATCGCGAAGTTAAATTAAGCGAACGCTTTTCCCATTTCACCATTACTGAGATGGAACCGGAACAGGTGGAGCGGTTTCTGGACCGATGGTGTCTAGCGGTGGAGAAAGCTCAAAGGC includes:
- a CDS encoding Rpn family recombination-promoting nuclease/putative transposase, translated to MAYPLKDKYISLLTDFGFKRVFGTEPNKGLLIDFLNTLLPPRHHIEDVTFKNTENLGNTPVDRKGIFDIYCQSKNGERFIVEIQKAKQNFFKDRSVYYSTFPIQEQAQKGDWDYQLKAVYTVGVLDFVFDDHRHDETILHTVELKNQDCQVFYDKLKFLYIELPKFTKTLDQLETHFDKWLFVLKNLSELQNRPQPFQESVFNQLFDVAEIANFSRTEQDNYQNSLKYYRDMNNIVETSRQEGLLQGREEGLQEGRAEGLKQGREEGAQRERALILRLLSRSLGEIPSELQQQILQLSLDKLEGLSEACLDFSNVDDLRAWLNQNQE
- the bla gene encoding class A beta-lactamase, with protein sequence MMRLKSLWLSLLVAIALGNIFMLPEFAQASNFDPAHWLVAGNEIQILSQGVRCDRTIAISDAMKILVKDKVGTAGVAARPVEGGCLILLNAKKWFPMASTVKLPIAMALLDQVDAGNLRLDTLVEIDDSEWVLSPVVASEFVHPGVALSVANLIEVMITLSDNTTTDVCLRLVGGPDAVDDYVTSLGIKGMDISRYMRGLLKDFYDLDSGRENIPKAAEFLENNPDQVAAPNEAFEADPRDQVKPLAMLDLLLKLFNGDALSPDSTQFLLGIMGRTKTGSGRLKGLLPSGILVEHKTGTVGGVANDVGYIRLPDGRRVAIAVFTKSSTKAPQERERAIAEIGRLLFDVYLTETPQLIF
- a CDS encoding P-loop NTPase fold protein — its product is MSNAKYWKPAYQLFNPEQPLTTPEEMKDFYIQREDSPVENLIATLVMEDQPAKFLLAGHRGSGKTTELRRIEQELAENYAVIWVDTATALDRYNIGYAEVVVLIGMEVCRQAIKAGWWSNRDQRLLDDLENSLTTVIYQDKETDTEQLELPEVLKKIGLILKRGLTRDMTKTLNIRPAVSDIIDRVNDIIKAAEKDRKQKLLVIVDGLDRHDLRTALEMFASPLLTELECHIIYTIPISLRYSPSFRQPMESFQCLDLYNLPVFECDRNSRPTSTRNQVGRDILKSVITKRLAKINETDLFTPDALELLSEKSGGVIRDLIRLARGACQVALKKRKEYVDTTIAKEAIQEERKAYTINDYHFTELATVHETGRLTTNTHHLPNQGNIVICDELLQNKYVLGYYGDHTWFDVHPIIIEYLEQWQGSQNSGTGNREQGTGNSNTI